A window of Halomonas sp. H10-9-1 contains these coding sequences:
- a CDS encoding NAD+ synthase: protein MQDLTLVMAQLDPLVGDIPGNTECAIEAVREARIEHGADIVVLPELFLTGYPPEDLLLRPSMETRLRAARTRMAEKVVRDVLVIVGYPGRREGRLWNLAGVLYNGEWLGEYAKQALPNYEVFDEQRYFARGSAPLVIEHRGAKLGLLICEDLWEEAPARQAKEAGAEILVSLNASPFHQDKPAERLRLLEERAAAVKLPIVYVNQIGGQDELVFDGGSACVDAAGELMLQAPHWAVGVMPVQFIHQQGAWVPQPGETEPDVGPEENLYCALVTGLRDYVNKSGFEGVVLGLSGGIDSALSLAIAVDALGPQRVQAVMMPYHYTADISKEDAAKQADMLGVHYEVMPIEPMVEAFMATLAGAFEGAARDTTEENLQSRCRGVLLMALSNKKGLMVLTTGNKSEMAVGYATLYGDMVGGYNALKDVYKTWVYRLARWRNSQSLAIPERVIERPPSAELAPDQQDSDSLPDYDTLDAILVRYIEGDMSAEAIIEAGFDHDDVYRVVKLVDRCEYKRRQAPVGVRVTRRGFGRDRRYPIVNGWQPGE from the coding sequence ATGCAAGACCTGACGCTGGTGATGGCTCAGCTGGACCCTCTGGTAGGGGACATTCCCGGCAACACCGAGTGTGCCATCGAGGCGGTGCGCGAGGCGCGCATCGAGCATGGCGCCGATATCGTGGTGCTCCCCGAGCTGTTCCTGACCGGCTACCCGCCGGAGGACCTGCTGCTGCGCCCTTCCATGGAGACTCGCCTGCGTGCGGCGCGTACCCGTATGGCGGAGAAGGTGGTGCGCGACGTGCTGGTGATCGTCGGCTATCCCGGCCGCCGCGAGGGGCGACTCTGGAACCTGGCCGGTGTGCTCTACAACGGTGAATGGCTGGGCGAGTATGCCAAGCAGGCGCTGCCCAACTACGAGGTGTTCGACGAACAGCGCTATTTCGCCCGTGGCAGCGCACCGCTGGTGATTGAGCATCGGGGCGCGAAGCTGGGCCTGCTGATCTGCGAGGATCTCTGGGAGGAGGCGCCGGCGCGCCAGGCGAAGGAGGCCGGCGCCGAGATCCTGGTCAGCCTCAATGCCTCGCCTTTCCACCAGGACAAGCCCGCCGAGCGGTTGCGCCTGCTGGAGGAGCGCGCCGCGGCGGTGAAGCTGCCCATCGTCTACGTCAACCAGATCGGTGGCCAGGACGAGCTGGTGTTCGACGGCGGTTCGGCCTGCGTGGATGCCGCCGGTGAGCTGATGCTCCAGGCACCCCACTGGGCGGTGGGGGTGATGCCGGTGCAGTTCATCCACCAGCAGGGTGCCTGGGTGCCCCAGCCCGGCGAGACCGAGCCCGACGTCGGGCCGGAGGAGAACCTCTACTGCGCGTTGGTCACTGGGCTGCGCGACTACGTCAACAAGAGCGGCTTCGAGGGGGTGGTGCTGGGGCTCTCGGGGGGCATCGACTCCGCCCTGTCGCTGGCCATCGCCGTGGATGCCCTGGGGCCCCAGCGGGTGCAGGCGGTGATGATGCCCTATCACTACACCGCGGATATCTCGAAGGAGGATGCCGCCAAGCAGGCCGACATGCTCGGCGTGCACTACGAGGTGATGCCCATCGAGCCCATGGTGGAGGCGTTCATGGCGACCCTCGCCGGGGCCTTCGAGGGCGCGGCGCGGGATACCACCGAGGAGAACCTGCAGTCGCGCTGTCGCGGCGTGTTGCTGATGGCTCTCTCCAACAAGAAGGGGCTGATGGTGCTGACCACCGGCAACAAGAGCGAGATGGCGGTGGGCTACGCCACGCTCTATGGCGATATGGTGGGCGGCTACAATGCCCTCAAGGATGTCTACAAGACATGGGTCTATCGCCTGGCGCGCTGGCGCAACAGCCAGTCGCTGGCGATCCCCGAGCGGGTGATCGAGCGGCCGCCCTCCGCGGAGCTGGCCCCGGACCAGCAGGATAGTGATTCGTTGCCCGATTACGACACCCTGGACGCCATCCTGGTGCGCTACATCGAGGGCGACATGAGCGCCGAGGCGATCATCGAGGCGGGCTTCGACCACGACGATGTCTATCGGGTGGTCAAGTTGGTGGACCGCTGCGAGTACAAGCGTCGCCAGGCGCCGGTGGGCGTGCGGGTGACCCGCCGAGGTTTCGGTCGCGACCGTCGCTACCCCATCGTCAACGGCTGGCAGCCGGGGGAGTGA
- a CDS encoding PP0621 family protein, producing the protein MNLLIIRLIIFAVLFLAGLKLYRMYRQWKLDREELLEDDRESARGNRMVRCAWCQVHVPEGEAQRARGEWFCSSAHRDRFLQEQQEKGDRDDDPHP; encoded by the coding sequence ATGAACCTCTTGATAATTCGCCTGATCATCTTCGCCGTACTGTTCCTGGCCGGCCTCAAGCTCTACCGCATGTACCGACAGTGGAAGCTGGACCGTGAAGAGCTGCTGGAGGACGATCGCGAGAGCGCCCGGGGCAACCGGATGGTGCGCTGCGCCTGGTGCCAGGTGCATGTGCCGGAGGGCGAGGCCCAGCGCGCGCGCGGCGAGTGGTTCTGTTCCAGCGCCCACCGCGACCGCTTCCTCCAGGAGCAGCAGGAAAAGGGCGACCGGGACGACGACCCGCACCCCTGA